The following proteins are encoded in a genomic region of Egibacteraceae bacterium:
- the ftsZ gene encoding cell division protein FtsZ, translating into MAAPQNYLAVIKVVGIGGGGVNAVNRMIEAGLKGVEFIAVNTDAQALLMSDADVKLDVGRELTRGLGAGSDPEIGRKAAEEHRDEIEEVLKGADMVFVTAGEGGGTGTGGAPVLAEIAKGLGALTIGVVTRPFSFEGRRRSVQAEKGIDGLRESVDTLIVIPNDRLLEISDNETSVLQAFRLADDVLLQGVQGITDLITTPGLINTDFADVSTVMRDAGSALMGIGKARGDNRAVEAARMAISSPLLEASIEGARGVLLTIAGGSDLGLYEVNEAAEIIAQAADQDANIIFGAVIDDALGDEVKVTVIAAGFSDTASAAVSPPAETGRLRPVDRAAPRPAPPPSSSPPPPPAPEPAPAREPFVEDEDEDDDVFRRPSDRPPVVMGDDEDDLDIPSFLKR; encoded by the coding sequence GTGGCGGCACCTCAGAACTATCTCGCGGTGATCAAAGTCGTCGGCATCGGCGGCGGTGGCGTGAACGCGGTGAACCGCATGATCGAAGCCGGCCTCAAAGGGGTCGAGTTCATCGCGGTCAACACCGACGCCCAGGCACTGCTGATGTCGGACGCCGACGTGAAGCTCGACGTCGGACGGGAGCTGACCCGCGGCCTCGGTGCCGGGAGCGACCCCGAGATCGGCCGTAAGGCCGCCGAGGAGCATCGCGACGAGATCGAGGAGGTGTTGAAGGGCGCGGACATGGTGTTCGTCACCGCCGGCGAGGGTGGCGGCACCGGGACCGGGGGCGCCCCCGTCCTGGCGGAGATCGCCAAGGGCCTCGGTGCGCTCACCATCGGTGTCGTGACGCGGCCCTTCAGCTTCGAGGGTCGTCGGCGCAGCGTGCAGGCGGAGAAGGGCATCGACGGCTTGCGTGAGTCCGTCGACACGCTGATCGTGATCCCCAACGACCGCTTGCTGGAGATCTCCGACAACGAGACGTCGGTCCTGCAGGCCTTCCGCCTCGCCGACGACGTGCTGTTGCAGGGCGTGCAGGGCATCACGGACCTGATCACCACACCCGGGCTGATCAACACCGACTTCGCCGACGTGTCGACCGTGATGCGCGACGCCGGCAGCGCCCTCATGGGCATCGGCAAGGCGCGCGGCGACAACCGGGCCGTCGAGGCCGCGCGCATGGCCATCAGCTCACCGCTGCTCGAGGCCTCCATCGAGGGAGCCCGCGGGGTGCTGCTCACCATCGCCGGTGGCAGCGATCTCGGGCTGTACGAGGTCAACGAGGCGGCCGAGATCATCGCCCAGGCCGCCGACCAGGACGCCAACATCATCTTCGGAGCGGTGATCGACGACGCGCTCGGCGACGAGGTGAAGGTCACGGTGATCGCCGCCGGGTTCTCCGACACCGCCTCTGCGGCCGTGTCCCCGCCCGCCGAGACCGGACGACTGCGGCCGGTGGATCGCGCGGCGCCGCGGCCGGCCCCACCCCCGTCCTCGTCCCCGCCCCCGCCCCCGGCCCCGGAGCCGGCTCCCGCGCGCGAGCCCTTC